One Curtobacterium sp. MCLR17_007 DNA window includes the following coding sequences:
- a CDS encoding helix-turn-helix transcriptional regulator: protein METVSEHRGAELEATYGLADGVDGSLDQFQYAGAGDADLSMRGATVEGTRVGRMQPRRDHIVFWIGDGTATITPEAADTRTATPGRPMLLSGSVVYDFSADTRKVSMLHLSEGLLRRALADRGIHLRGPLVFDEEPDGTDALRRLQAELRRSTPDLTAASVTGTERAILNARVADAVVGTFPVRAAPSMTSSSVARAVDLMHHEARSPLTLDDLAEASGLSVRGLQNAFARDLETTPTKYLRDLRLDGARRELEDGESATVADVARDWQFNHLGRFASAYGDRFGERPSDTLRRGRD from the coding sequence GTGGAGACGGTCAGTGAGCACCGCGGCGCAGAGCTCGAGGCGACCTACGGGCTCGCCGACGGGGTGGACGGGTCCCTCGACCAGTTCCAGTACGCCGGCGCCGGCGACGCCGACCTGTCCATGCGCGGTGCCACGGTCGAGGGTACGCGGGTCGGGCGCATGCAACCACGTCGTGACCACATCGTCTTCTGGATCGGCGACGGCACCGCGACGATCACCCCGGAGGCGGCCGACACGCGGACCGCCACGCCCGGCCGTCCGATGCTGCTGTCCGGCAGCGTCGTCTACGACTTCTCGGCCGACACGCGCAAGGTCTCGATGCTGCACCTGTCCGAGGGGCTGCTGCGCCGAGCCCTGGCGGATCGGGGCATCCACCTGCGCGGTCCCCTCGTCTTCGACGAGGAGCCCGACGGGACGGACGCCCTCCGACGCCTGCAGGCAGAACTCCGGCGGTCGACGCCCGACCTGACCGCGGCGTCCGTGACCGGCACCGAGCGTGCGATCCTCAACGCCCGCGTCGCCGACGCCGTCGTCGGGACCTTCCCCGTCCGCGCCGCGCCGAGCATGACCTCGTCGTCGGTCGCCCGCGCCGTCGACCTCATGCACCACGAGGCCCGGTCCCCCCTGACGCTCGACGACCTCGCCGAAGCGTCGGGCCTGAGCGTGCGCGGGCTGCAGAACGCCTTCGCGCGTGACCTCGAGACCACCCCGACGAAGTACCTGCGCGACCTGCGTCTCGACGGTGCCCGTCGCGAGCTCGAGGACGGTGAGTCTGCGACCGTGGCCGACGTCGCCCGCGACTGGCAGTTCAACCACCTCGGCCGCTTCGCGAGCGCCTACGGGGACCGGTTCGGCGAGCGGCCGAGCGACACGTTGCGGCGTGGGCGGGACTGA
- a CDS encoding DUF4194 domain-containing protein, producing MTDTTASHVDDADAFDGIDPFDESASVALDETERDESSFALFEGDEGRLDELQRRALVALLRHPYVSARTHPDEWRAVLDAEGQLRSRLNDLFLELHVDRDREVAWKRQARSESQRRGFPTLLRDVPYTREETIVLVWLRMRLRADTRPGPDQVVVDRSEILGHVAGFRPATATDRTRDEGRVAKAIERLVTARILLKTSDPDRFRVASVVEVLLPLERLLELDTWLANTASSNASSVPVDAPDGAEPSLQTDDDDEEESA from the coding sequence GTGACCGACACGACGGCATCCCACGTCGACGACGCGGACGCGTTCGACGGCATCGATCCCTTCGACGAGTCCGCCTCGGTCGCGCTCGACGAGACCGAGCGCGACGAATCGAGCTTCGCGCTGTTCGAGGGCGACGAGGGCCGCCTCGACGAGCTCCAGCGCCGCGCGCTCGTCGCGCTGCTCCGGCACCCCTACGTCAGCGCGCGGACGCACCCCGACGAGTGGCGCGCGGTGCTCGACGCCGAGGGACAGCTGCGCTCACGCCTCAACGACCTGTTCCTCGAACTGCACGTCGACCGCGACCGTGAGGTCGCGTGGAAGCGCCAGGCACGCTCCGAGAGCCAGCGCCGCGGCTTCCCGACGCTGCTCCGCGACGTGCCGTACACGCGGGAGGAGACGATCGTCCTGGTCTGGCTCCGGATGCGGCTCCGCGCCGACACCCGGCCGGGCCCCGACCAGGTCGTCGTCGACCGGTCGGAGATCCTCGGGCACGTGGCGGGCTTCCGACCGGCCACCGCGACCGACCGCACCCGCGACGAGGGCCGGGTCGCGAAGGCCATCGAGCGCCTGGTGACGGCACGCATCCTGCTGAAGACGAGCGACCCGGACCGCTTCCGGGTGGCGAGCGTCGTCGAGGTCCTGCTCCCGCTGGAGCGGCTGCTGGAACTGGACACGTGGTTGGCGAACACAGCGTCGTCGAACGCGAGCTCCGTACCGGTGGACGCGCCTGACGGAGCCGAGCCGAGCCTCCAGACCGATGACGACGACGAGGAGGAGTCCGCGTGA
- a CDS encoding GAF and ANTAR domain-containing protein produces the protein MTALYRAGEQDDLCAPFLAAFPVDSVAISTLGDPLGSETVGASDDSAARWDEIQLDLGEGPCWEALDRGAPVLVPDLQDTETVRWPLALHALRATQLGAVFAFPMHVGPIPVGAVDLFGRASVSLRPSVVEDAVTMTGLVARHVLHRALVRTERAEEGTWNTGSSSGRYSRREVHQASGMIAAQTGAGAADSLLLLRAFAHTAGRPVLELAADVIAGRVDFTDHDEHE, from the coding sequence ATGACGGCGTTGTACCGCGCCGGGGAGCAGGACGACCTGTGCGCGCCCTTCCTCGCCGCGTTCCCCGTCGACAGCGTCGCGATCTCCACGCTCGGCGACCCACTCGGTTCCGAGACGGTCGGCGCCAGCGACGACTCCGCCGCGCGCTGGGACGAGATCCAGCTCGACCTCGGCGAGGGCCCGTGCTGGGAGGCACTGGACCGCGGGGCACCGGTCCTGGTGCCGGACCTGCAGGACACCGAGACCGTGCGGTGGCCGCTGGCACTGCATGCGCTCCGAGCGACCCAGCTCGGAGCGGTGTTCGCGTTCCCCATGCACGTGGGCCCGATCCCGGTCGGCGCGGTCGACCTCTTCGGGAGGGCATCCGTGTCCCTCCGGCCCTCGGTCGTCGAGGACGCGGTCACCATGACCGGCCTCGTCGCCCGACACGTCCTGCACCGGGCCCTGGTGCGGACTGAGCGTGCCGAAGAGGGCACGTGGAACACTGGGAGCAGTTCCGGGCGGTACTCGCGACGCGAGGTGCACCAAGCCTCCGGGATGATCGCGGCACAGACCGGGGCCGGAGCCGCAGATTCCCTGTTGCTCTTGCGGGCGTTCGCACACACGGCCGGACGACCGGTCCTGGAACTGGCCGCGGACGTGATCGCCGGGCGCGTGGACTTCACGGACCACGACGAGCACGAATGA
- a CDS encoding ABC transporter ATP-binding protein: MTAPVLDASGVGFDVVTGAGTLRVLHDVDLRADRGELVVVRGASGSGKSSLLRLFAGLERPTRGTVALDGTDLSTQGDDELRALRRDRLAIVFQDFALLPVLTAAENVEVPLRIRRTDPVQRDAAVADALARVGLSGHEHQRPDELSGGQQQRVGIARAVVGRPGLLLADEPTAQLDSATAAGIVDLVVDLVEHTGLAAVVTTSDDAFVDRATRVVEIAR, encoded by the coding sequence GTGACCGCGCCCGTGCTCGACGCCTCCGGGGTCGGGTTCGACGTCGTCACGGGGGCCGGCACGCTGCGCGTCCTGCACGACGTGGACCTGCGCGCCGACCGAGGCGAGCTCGTCGTGGTCCGCGGTGCCTCCGGCTCGGGCAAGTCGTCGCTCCTCCGGCTGTTCGCGGGCCTCGAACGGCCGACACGCGGCACGGTCGCCCTGGACGGCACGGACCTGTCGACCCAGGGGGACGACGAACTCCGCGCGCTCCGCCGCGACCGGCTCGCGATCGTGTTCCAGGACTTCGCGCTGCTGCCCGTGCTCACCGCCGCCGAGAACGTCGAGGTGCCGCTCCGCATCCGGCGCACCGACCCCGTCCAGCGCGACGCCGCGGTCGCCGACGCCCTGGCGCGGGTCGGCCTCAGCGGCCACGAGCACCAGCGGCCCGATGAGCTCTCCGGCGGGCAGCAGCAGCGGGTCGGGATCGCCCGCGCCGTCGTCGGCCGCCCGGGCCTGCTGCTCGCCGACGAGCCGACGGCGCAGCTCGACAGCGCGACGGCCGCCGGCATCGTCGACCTCGTCGTGGACCTCGTCGAGCACACCGGCCTCGCCGCCGTCGTCACCACGTCGGACGACGCGTTCGTCGACCGGGCCACACGCGTGGTCGAGATCGCGCGATGA
- a CDS encoding GAF and ANTAR domain-containing protein, with the protein MARTREQHLVDTFVTLTDTLVSEYDTVDLLQTLVDNAAALFDASAAGILLVNEQQELEVIASTSERSTFIGLMQLDAGEGPCVEAFTSGMTVIVEDARSMRRRWPRFAELSAELGYASVHSIPLRLRDTTLGSMNLFRESEGTLNRNDAVAARALTDVATISILQQRSAEQAVLVQEQLKRALESRVSIEQAKGFLAHTYRLDLDTAFDVLRKYARSHQSRIAEVARDVVNRVIVIPPPTAPDPQSESESESEGR; encoded by the coding sequence ATGGCGCGGACCCGAGAACAGCACCTCGTCGACACGTTCGTCACGCTCACCGACACCCTCGTCTCGGAGTACGACACCGTCGACCTGCTGCAGACGCTCGTCGACAACGCCGCCGCCCTGTTCGACGCGTCGGCGGCGGGCATCCTGCTGGTCAACGAGCAGCAGGAGCTCGAGGTCATCGCCTCGACGAGTGAGCGCAGCACGTTCATCGGCCTGATGCAGCTGGACGCCGGCGAAGGGCCATGTGTCGAGGCCTTCACGAGCGGCATGACCGTGATCGTCGAGGACGCACGTTCGATGCGCCGTCGATGGCCGCGCTTCGCCGAGCTGTCCGCCGAGCTCGGGTACGCGTCGGTCCACTCGATCCCGCTCCGGCTGCGCGACACGACACTCGGCTCGATGAACCTGTTCCGCGAATCCGAGGGCACGCTGAACCGGAACGACGCCGTCGCTGCGCGGGCACTCACCGATGTGGCCACGATCAGCATCTTGCAGCAGCGGTCGGCCGAACAGGCCGTCCTGGTGCAGGAGCAGCTCAAGCGGGCCCTTGAGAGCCGGGTGTCGATCGAGCAGGCCAAGGGCTTCCTGGCGCACACCTACCGGCTCGACCTGGACACCGCGTTCGACGTGCTCCGCAAGTACGCTCGGTCGCACCAGTCACGGATCGCCGAGGTCGCGCGGGACGTCGTCAACCGGGTCATCGTCATCCCGCCGCCGACCGCGCCTGACCCGCAATCCGAGTCCGAGTCCGAGTCCGAAGGACGCTGA
- a CDS encoding ABC transporter ATP-binding protein yields MSTTPDIVCRDLVRIYRSRDVEVQALQGLTLVVRSGEMVALVGASGSGKSTLLGILSGLDAPSAGQAVVADVDLGALDRRGRTAFHRSAVGFVWQQTSRNLVPYLTVAENVAAVLTVAGVRGQERTDRVRTVLDLVRIADEADRLPEALAGGVQQLAAIAVALANRPRVLLADEPTGALDRDAARAVLATMRAVNEHEGVTVLIVTHDQTVAEQVRRTVRIRDGRTSTETIRDDLGDASGEEFAVIDDAGRLQLPESFQRALGLRDRVRLSLQDDHVLLRRGDDEVAR; encoded by the coding sequence ATGAGCACCACACCCGACATCGTCTGCCGCGACCTCGTGCGCATCTACCGCTCCCGCGACGTGGAGGTCCAGGCCCTGCAGGGCCTCACCCTCGTGGTCCGGTCCGGCGAGATGGTCGCGCTCGTCGGGGCATCGGGCAGCGGCAAGTCGACCCTGCTCGGGATCCTGTCCGGCCTCGACGCGCCCTCAGCCGGACAGGCCGTCGTGGCGGACGTGGACCTCGGCGCCCTGGACCGTCGCGGCCGCACGGCGTTCCACCGCAGCGCGGTCGGCTTCGTCTGGCAGCAGACCTCCCGGAACCTCGTGCCGTACCTGACCGTGGCGGAGAACGTCGCCGCGGTGCTCACCGTCGCGGGCGTTCGCGGCCAGGAACGCACGGACCGAGTCCGCACCGTGCTCGACCTGGTCAGGATCGCCGACGAAGCCGACCGCCTGCCCGAGGCGCTCGCCGGTGGTGTCCAGCAGCTCGCCGCGATCGCGGTCGCCCTCGCCAACCGACCGCGCGTCCTGCTGGCTGACGAGCCGACGGGAGCGCTCGACCGCGACGCTGCCCGCGCCGTGCTCGCGACCATGCGGGCGGTCAACGAGCACGAGGGCGTCACGGTGCTCATCGTCACGCACGACCAGACGGTTGCCGAGCAGGTGCGTCGGACCGTGCGGATCCGCGACGGTCGGACATCGACGGAGACGATCCGCGACGACCTCGGCGACGCGTCGGGTGAGGAGTTCGCCGTCATCGACGACGCCGGTCGGCTGCAGCTCCCGGAGTCCTTCCAGCGGGCGCTCGGACTGCGGGACCGCGTCCGCCTGTCCCTGCAGGACGACCACGTCCTGCTGCGGCGCGGCGACGACGAGGTGGCACGGTGA
- a CDS encoding SbcC/MukB-like Walker B domain-containing protein, whose protein sequence is MTDRRIDTAGMPALFDTVAQWRAQSMQVVNWGGFHGHRQIELSGAATLISGASGTGKSTLMDAYLAVMMPSDVPFNGASNDATTGRARSADQRNLLTYLRGKIDTRRDPESGSLRDVNLRGDDTATWGAVAVTFLNDDERRFTVLRAYIVPKRARGVGDIQMTMATVDDDFDLRRLEAFVPSRFSHLELTGRVPGLVIRDTYQELAYTLQTRLGIGDSGGGNRAMRLLARIQAGQHMPTVDSLYKSLVLETPGTYEAADRALAHFSALDEAYEAMDTEERKVRILAPITELHLEIERSRAAAAALDGIATGSEVSPFAHWTATRKRALLDDEVDRNRRSRTAARAEVEAASARHAAVEIELREAEARLRDSGGNALAQLEDRIERRTRERAAVERTRTAFDDRTAALGTFTTESAFVAGQRASHEFLGTHAAARAALDDRRDALTREEYPLLDRERSLRQERQSLEHRQGAMPLPMHEARVAMAQAAGMDPASVPFVAELLDVLPGEERWRTAIESVLAPVARTLLVDQDQLDTFSAAIDALRIPVRVQFEGVPSGPHLDVDGDRAMVSGKLAVKDSPFSTWVRSRIESDRIDARCVSSASELGGGGRRVTESGQLRDGRRGAHGDRRQANVIGFTNESRVVAVEQELAAIAEDLATLEARRTDVAQDITALDELRAAHQHLVDTTWDAIDLTGADESLARLSTERDALLAADDGLRALRTSVARLRTALDDAADRRAAARLSVQRLEERHAVLVDGQDAAAEILARFDDSPALLPDEQQAQLLAETFDEVGAPDGVDGFDDATRRLRRRLEERLSQALDGAASASNALTMTFQRYQDAWPDPNLGTGVASYPDYRAILDDIVATGLHARRSEWRRRLSQWSGEDLVPLAGAFDRAVVEIEERLEPVNEILRDLPFGANRDRLKIVIRRVTREDVTQFRRELRALSASVDTELTDDVLETRFRRLRRFMAVIRHDGSMHRGARTSQRDAVLDVRRHMEITAVRYDTTGTDLGVYSSLGDKSGGETQELVAFIVGAALRYQLGDETRPRPRFAPVFLDEAFIKADSEFAGRAVTAWLRLGFQLVVSAPLDKVTALEPSMERLLSMRKHPDTGHSSITEIRRAEPAAAAAVAPA, encoded by the coding sequence GTGACCGACCGCCGGATCGACACCGCCGGCATGCCGGCGCTCTTCGACACCGTCGCGCAGTGGCGCGCCCAGTCCATGCAGGTCGTCAACTGGGGCGGCTTCCACGGCCACCGCCAGATCGAGCTGTCCGGCGCGGCGACGCTGATCTCCGGCGCGTCCGGCACGGGCAAGTCCACGCTGATGGACGCGTACCTCGCGGTGATGATGCCGTCCGACGTGCCGTTCAACGGCGCGTCGAACGACGCCACCACGGGGCGGGCGCGGAGCGCAGACCAGCGCAACCTGCTGACGTACCTGCGGGGCAAGATCGACACGCGGCGCGACCCGGAGTCCGGCAGCCTGCGCGACGTGAACCTGCGCGGCGACGACACCGCGACGTGGGGTGCCGTGGCGGTGACGTTCCTCAACGACGACGAGCGACGCTTCACGGTGCTCCGCGCGTACATCGTGCCGAAGCGCGCGCGCGGCGTCGGCGACATCCAGATGACCATGGCGACGGTCGACGACGACTTCGACCTGCGGCGACTCGAGGCCTTCGTGCCGTCGCGGTTCAGCCACCTCGAGCTGACCGGACGCGTCCCCGGGCTCGTGATCCGCGACACGTACCAGGAGCTCGCCTACACGCTGCAGACCCGGCTCGGGATCGGTGACTCCGGTGGGGGCAACCGGGCGATGCGGCTGCTCGCGCGGATCCAGGCCGGGCAGCACATGCCGACCGTCGACTCGCTCTACAAGTCGCTCGTCCTCGAGACGCCCGGCACCTACGAGGCCGCCGACCGCGCGCTCGCGCACTTCTCCGCGCTCGACGAGGCGTACGAGGCGATGGACACCGAGGAGCGGAAGGTCCGGATCCTCGCCCCCATCACCGAGCTGCACCTGGAGATCGAACGCTCCCGGGCCGCCGCGGCCGCCCTCGACGGCATCGCGACCGGGTCCGAGGTGTCGCCGTTCGCCCACTGGACAGCGACCCGCAAGCGCGCGCTGCTCGACGACGAGGTCGACCGCAACCGTCGCTCCCGCACCGCGGCCCGCGCCGAGGTCGAGGCGGCGTCCGCCCGTCACGCCGCCGTCGAGATCGAGCTGCGCGAGGCAGAGGCCCGCCTGCGCGACTCGGGCGGCAACGCACTCGCCCAGCTCGAGGACCGCATCGAGCGACGCACGCGCGAGCGAGCCGCCGTGGAGCGCACCCGGACGGCCTTCGACGACCGGACGGCCGCGCTCGGGACCTTCACGACGGAGTCCGCGTTCGTCGCCGGACAGCGCGCGTCGCACGAGTTCCTCGGTACCCACGCCGCCGCGCGTGCCGCGCTCGACGACCGCCGCGACGCGCTCACCCGCGAGGAGTACCCGCTGCTCGACCGCGAGCGGTCCCTCCGCCAGGAGCGGCAGTCGCTCGAGCACCGACAGGGCGCGATGCCGCTGCCGATGCACGAGGCCCGGGTGGCGATGGCGCAGGCCGCCGGGATGGACCCCGCGTCGGTGCCCTTCGTCGCAGAGCTGCTCGACGTGCTGCCCGGCGAGGAGCGCTGGCGCACCGCGATCGAGTCCGTGCTCGCCCCCGTCGCGCGCACGCTGCTCGTCGACCAGGACCAGCTCGACACGTTCAGTGCCGCGATCGACGCGCTCCGCATCCCGGTCCGGGTGCAGTTCGAGGGCGTGCCGTCCGGACCGCACCTGGACGTCGATGGCGACCGCGCGATGGTGTCCGGCAAGCTCGCCGTCAAGGACTCCCCCTTCAGCACCTGGGTCCGGTCGCGCATCGAGTCCGACCGCATCGACGCCCGCTGCGTGTCGTCGGCCTCCGAGCTCGGGGGCGGCGGTCGTCGGGTGACGGAGTCCGGACAGCTCCGCGACGGCCGTCGCGGCGCGCACGGCGACCGACGGCAGGCGAACGTCATCGGCTTCACGAACGAGTCCCGGGTCGTCGCGGTCGAGCAGGAGCTGGCGGCGATCGCCGAGGACCTCGCCACACTCGAGGCCCGTCGGACCGACGTCGCGCAGGACATCACCGCGCTCGACGAGCTCCGGGCCGCGCACCAGCACCTGGTCGACACCACGTGGGACGCGATCGACCTGACCGGCGCCGACGAGTCGCTGGCGCGCCTGTCGACCGAGCGGGACGCCCTGCTGGCCGCTGACGACGGCCTCCGAGCACTCCGGACGTCCGTCGCACGGCTCCGGACGGCCCTCGACGACGCTGCCGACCGCCGGGCTGCCGCGCGGCTGTCGGTGCAGCGGCTCGAGGAGCGCCACGCGGTGCTCGTCGACGGGCAGGACGCCGCGGCCGAGATCCTGGCGCGCTTCGACGACAGTCCCGCGCTGCTGCCCGACGAACAGCAGGCCCAGCTGCTCGCGGAGACGTTCGACGAGGTCGGCGCACCCGACGGCGTCGACGGGTTCGACGACGCCACCCGTCGCCTGCGCCGGCGGCTCGAAGAGCGACTGTCGCAGGCCCTCGACGGCGCCGCGTCGGCGTCGAACGCGCTCACGATGACGTTCCAGCGCTACCAGGACGCGTGGCCTGACCCGAACCTCGGCACCGGTGTCGCGTCGTACCCGGACTACCGCGCGATCCTCGACGACATCGTCGCGACCGGCCTGCATGCGCGGCGCAGCGAGTGGCGTCGACGGCTGTCCCAGTGGAGCGGGGAGGACCTCGTCCCGCTGGCCGGCGCCTTCGACCGTGCGGTCGTCGAGATCGAGGAACGGCTCGAACCGGTCAACGAGATCCTGCGCGACCTGCCGTTCGGCGCGAACCGCGACCGCCTGAAGATCGTCATCCGCCGGGTCACCCGCGAGGACGTCACGCAGTTCCGCCGCGAACTCCGTGCCCTGTCCGCGTCGGTCGACACCGAGCTCACCGACGACGTGCTCGAGACCCGGTTCCGCCGACTCCGACGCTTCATGGCCGTGATCCGGCACGACGGGTCGATGCACCGCGGCGCCCGGACCTCGCAGCGCGACGCCGTGCTCGACGTTCGACGCCACATGGAGATCACGGCCGTGCGGTACGACACGACGGGCACCGACCTGGGCGTGTACTCGTCCCTCGGCGACAAGTCCGGCGGTGAGACGCAGGAGCTCGTGGCGTTCATCGTCGGTGCGGCGCTGCGGTACCAGCTCGGTGACGAGACCCGGCCTCGCCCGCGGTTCGCGCCGGTGTTCCTGGACGAGGCGTTCATCAAGGCGGACTCGGAGTTCGCCGGGCGTGCGGTGACGGCGTGGCTGCGGCTCGGGTTCCAGCTCGTCGTCAGTGCGCCGCTCGACAAGGTCACGGCGCTCGAGCCGTCGATGGAGCGCCTGCTGTCGATGCGGAAGCACCCCGACACGGGCCACTCGTCGATCACCGAGATCCGGCGGGCGGAGCCGGCGGCGGCGGCTGCGGTGGCACCCGCCTGA
- a CDS encoding HD domain-containing protein codes for MTTDPESLARDVATRAHAQQVDQAGRPYIEHPAAVAARLTTQDEQVVGWLHDVVEDTDTTLAELRSMGFTVEQVMAVDAMTKRRGETLADSMARVLADPIAPRVKRADVSHNADPARLATIPDQATRTRLHDKYERTAVLLGTTLGDVLDEFGTTPR; via the coding sequence ATGACGACTGATCCGGAGTCCCTGGCGCGTGACGTGGCGACCCGGGCGCATGCCCAGCAGGTCGACCAGGCGGGCCGGCCGTACATCGAGCACCCCGCCGCGGTCGCTGCCCGGCTGACCACCCAGGACGAGCAGGTCGTCGGCTGGCTGCACGACGTGGTCGAGGACACGGACACGACGCTCGCCGAACTCCGGTCGATGGGGTTCACGGTCGAGCAGGTCATGGCCGTGGACGCGATGACGAAACGGCGCGGGGAGACGCTCGCCGACTCGATGGCGCGGGTGCTCGCCGACCCGATCGCCCCTCGGGTGAAGCGTGCCGACGTCAGCCACAACGCCGATCCAGCCCGGCTCGCGACCATCCCCGACCAGGCAACCCGAACGCGACTGCACGACAAGTACGAACGGACGGCGGTGTTGCTCGGCACGACCCTGGGCGACGTCCTCGACGAGTTCGGGACCACGCCGCGGTAG
- a CDS encoding DUF3375 family protein, giving the protein MTTTRPTTRGSMTDVDLEYARVRAVLDRPTLRLMSRPTSAVVLAVFRTVFDRDVQYVPADRMHLQVEEHVARLQAHTQSQQQQQQDEPDTRPTGRALCREWVAAQWLVRSNSPDGDEQYSLTSHALEALSLVDALSSDRALISESRLAMIVDAVHRWAARAEPDPDVQIRRLDAQIAELQAERDRLASGDEPTAVDDDRMRDGYTNITDLIRQLPSDFKRVEEAVATMHREIVEDFRNEVRPIGEILDDYLARTDTLMEATPEGRAFEGAFELLRDDALLLRLREDIATILDHPFAESLSTAERRTFRNTVVILRQGIEDVLAQRRLLTGTLRDQIVAHDVVRDRELDAVLRSVNRRMAALMESGGARERIPLGLLPPVAEVGTLRERFYDPDTEAVPPPIEEPDDDVFDDIDVESLRRHGGPLLVELREALRSAGAGTSVGAFHALPPEQRRPVELFGLAHLLTGHTDFETAATAVPHHTVRPDGTAVTFTMPTADLTEDRPADDDSTTLEAR; this is encoded by the coding sequence ATGACCACGACCCGACCGACCACCAGGGGCAGCATGACCGACGTCGACCTCGAGTACGCCCGCGTGCGCGCGGTGCTCGACCGGCCGACGCTCCGCCTGATGTCCCGCCCGACGAGCGCCGTCGTGCTCGCCGTCTTCCGCACGGTGTTCGACCGCGACGTGCAGTACGTCCCCGCCGACCGCATGCACCTGCAGGTCGAGGAGCACGTCGCCCGACTGCAGGCACACACGCAGTCGCAGCAGCAGCAACAGCAGGACGAGCCCGACACCAGGCCGACCGGCCGCGCGCTCTGCCGCGAGTGGGTCGCGGCACAGTGGCTCGTCCGCTCGAACTCCCCTGACGGCGACGAGCAGTACTCCCTCACGAGCCACGCCCTCGAAGCGCTGAGCCTCGTGGACGCCCTGTCCTCGGACCGGGCGCTGATCAGCGAGAGCCGCCTGGCGATGATCGTCGACGCCGTGCACCGCTGGGCCGCCCGCGCCGAGCCGGACCCCGACGTGCAGATCCGCCGGCTCGACGCACAGATCGCCGAGCTGCAGGCCGAGCGTGATCGACTCGCCAGCGGCGACGAGCCCACCGCGGTGGACGACGACCGGATGCGCGACGGCTACACGAACATCACCGACCTGATCCGCCAGCTCCCGAGCGACTTCAAGCGCGTCGAGGAAGCGGTGGCGACGATGCACCGCGAGATCGTGGAGGACTTCCGGAACGAGGTCCGTCCGATCGGCGAGATCCTGGACGACTACCTGGCGCGCACGGACACCCTGATGGAGGCCACGCCCGAGGGCCGCGCGTTCGAGGGCGCCTTCGAGCTGCTCCGCGACGACGCCCTGCTGCTGCGACTGCGCGAGGACATCGCCACGATCCTCGACCACCCCTTCGCGGAGTCGCTCAGCACCGCCGAACGCCGCACGTTCCGCAACACGGTCGTGATCCTCCGGCAGGGCATCGAGGACGTCCTCGCGCAGCGCCGCCTGCTCACCGGCACGCTCCGCGACCAGATCGTCGCGCACGACGTCGTCCGGGACCGTGAGCTCGACGCCGTGCTCCGCAGCGTGAACCGCCGGATGGCCGCCCTGATGGAGTCCGGCGGTGCGCGGGAGCGGATCCCGCTCGGCCTCCTCCCCCCGGTCGCCGAGGTCGGCACGCTCCGCGAACGCTTCTACGACCCGGACACCGAGGCAGTCCCGCCGCCCATCGAGGAACCCGACGACGACGTCTTCGACGACATCGACGTCGAGTCGCTCCGGCGCCACGGCGGTCCCCTGCTCGTCGAGCTCCGCGAGGCGCTCCGCTCCGCCGGTGCCGGCACGAGCGTCGGCGCCTTCCACGCGCTGCCGCCGGAGCAGCGCCGCCCGGTCGAGCTCTTCGGCCTCGCGCACCTGCTCACCGGTCACACCGACTTCGAGACCGCCGCCACCGCCGTCCCGCACCACACGGTGCGCCCGGACGGCACGGCGGTCACCTTCACCATGCCCACGGCGGACCTCACCGAGGACCGTCCGGCAGACGACGACAGCACCACCCTGGAGGCCCGGTGA